A portion of the Syntrophaceae bacterium genome contains these proteins:
- a CDS encoding AtpZ/AtpI family protein, whose translation MRTGTITEPRCTLTDILALSAWGFVIAAGSLVFFWVGVLIDGELSTEPFFMLGLLILAVFLTIGRLWKKAFAIKERMRSGLIPEQERKVLRQLGKTAITPPWRQ comes from the coding sequence ATGAGAACCGGAACCATCACAGAACCCCGCTGCACACTGACGGACATCCTGGCGTTGAGCGCGTGGGGGTTCGTCATCGCCGCAGGCTCTCTCGTCTTCTTCTGGGTCGGGGTCCTCATCGACGGTGAGCTGAGCACCGAACCCTTTTTCATGCTGGGGCTTTTGATCCTGGCGGTGTTTCTCACGATCGGGCGGCTCTGGAAAAAGGCCTTTGCGATCAAGGAACGGATGCGCTCCGGGCTCATCCCGGAGCAGGAACGGAAAGTCCTGAGGCAGCTCGGGAAGACCGCGATAACCCCTCCCTGGCGGCAGTAA
- a CDS encoding DUF475 domain-containing protein, with protein MDIPTAILIVLGLSLFESITSIDNAIINAEVLQGMQPWARRWFLTWGVFIAVFVVRGVLPWLIVWVMTPGLGPWDAFTASLTGDPAALRAIQDSAPVLLMGGGVFFVFLFCHWIFLEPKKIGLPVERIFARQGAWFYAVVSVALTVIVWFALKDSPMLAFGAVVGSTAFFITHGFKRYAEEQEARVLSGEAHMSDIGKILYLEVIDLTFSIDGVVGAFAFTLSVPLILLGNGIGAVVVRQLTVYGVDRIKKYVYLKNGAMYSVFVLGCVMIAHGFRMHIPEWLAPVTTFFIVGYFFLKSRWQARRAAESA; from the coding sequence ATGGACATTCCCACCGCCATCCTCATCGTCTTGGGGCTTTCCCTGTTCGAGTCGATCACCAGCATCGACAACGCCATCATCAATGCCGAGGTTCTGCAGGGCATGCAGCCCTGGGCGCGTCGGTGGTTTCTCACCTGGGGCGTCTTCATTGCCGTCTTTGTCGTTCGGGGAGTCCTGCCCTGGCTCATCGTCTGGGTTATGACCCCTGGGCTCGGGCCGTGGGATGCCTTCACGGCCAGCCTCACAGGCGACCCGGCCGCGCTCAGGGCCATTCAGGACAGCGCCCCCGTGCTTCTCATGGGCGGCGGGGTCTTCTTCGTCTTCCTCTTCTGCCACTGGATCTTCCTCGAGCCCAAGAAGATCGGTCTCCCCGTGGAACGCATCTTCGCCCGCCAGGGGGCCTGGTTCTACGCCGTCGTCTCCGTCGCCCTCACCGTCATCGTCTGGTTTGCCCTCAAGGACAGCCCCATGCTCGCCTTCGGTGCCGTCGTGGGCTCGACGGCCTTCTTCATCACCCACGGCTTCAAGCGCTACGCCGAGGAGCAGGAGGCACGCGTTCTCTCCGGCGAGGCCCACATGTCCGACATCGGGAAGATCCTCTACCTCGAGGTCATCGACCTGACCTTTTCCATCGACGGCGTCGTCGGGGCCTTCGCCTTCACCCTGTCGGTTCCCCTCATCCTGCTCGGCAACGGAATCGGCGCCGTCGTCGTCCGGCAGCTCACCGTCTACGGCGTCGATCGGATCAAGAAATACGTCTATCTCAAGAACGGCGCGATGTACTCCGTCTTCGTCCTGGGCTGTGTGATGATCGCCCATGGGTTCCGGATGCACATCCCGGAGTGGCTCGCCCCCGTGACGACGTTTTTCATCGTCGGCTACTTCTTCCTCAAGTCCCGCTGGCAGGCCCGACGGGCCGCGGAGTCGGCATGA
- a CDS encoding iron-containing alcohol dehydrogenase, with protein sequence MNHWFEALQQALDREGIPNNPDKARYVPVQHYAESLADLRGALARWHRERLPAGGRIRVFVDGVSKRCAEGPETDIDGAFRSLLAAAGIPYRWTDLSAALALPRGDLHASHDCLRRMQDVVRDGGDAAAVVLGSGSITDLVKHALHTENVPIPFVSVPTALTVTAFTSAFAVIDYHGAKRTLQSRPVSAAFWVKPFLECAPPRMSRAGYGDLLARFVAYGDWFLGYRLGVMDGYDESAFRLMEPFSEGIRAAAAGFREETLPPEATACTAAALAMAGISMSTAGETTPLSGFEHVISHGLDFLKLTAGRELVFHGEQVALGSLVSARTIDRILEMESLRGARWRGGDAETALKVLEERLLEAPLPGGAEAFREKMQAALAEFTGEYQKKSARWAVAQERVGIFEQNWGDLRRELARLTMRAADLEPLLRKSGLPCRPEETEPQTSEQELRWAVAFSPFVRSRMNLSDLLFWMGREDLVVLP encoded by the coding sequence ATGAACCATTGGTTTGAGGCCCTCCAGCAGGCCCTGGACCGGGAGGGGATTCCCAACAACCCGGATAAGGCCCGATACGTTCCCGTCCAGCATTATGCCGAGTCCCTCGCCGATCTGCGCGGCGCCCTCGCCCGCTGGCACCGGGAACGCCTGCCGGCAGGCGGAAGGATCCGGGTCTTTGTTGACGGTGTCTCCAAGAGGTGCGCCGAGGGACCGGAGACGGACATCGACGGGGCGTTCCGTTCCCTGCTGGCCGCAGCAGGCATCCCCTACCGCTGGACGGACCTCTCCGCAGCCCTTGCCCTCCCGCGCGGGGATCTCCACGCTTCCCATGATTGTCTCCGGCGAATGCAGGATGTCGTGCGTGACGGCGGCGACGCCGCAGCGGTTGTTCTCGGCTCAGGCAGCATCACCGACCTCGTGAAGCACGCGCTGCATACGGAAAACGTGCCGATCCCCTTCGTTTCGGTCCCTACGGCCCTGACCGTCACGGCCTTCACATCGGCGTTTGCCGTCATCGATTACCACGGGGCCAAGCGGACCCTGCAGTCCAGGCCGGTGTCGGCCGCCTTCTGGGTGAAGCCCTTCCTGGAATGCGCCCCGCCCAGGATGTCCCGGGCCGGATACGGCGATCTCCTGGCCCGCTTCGTGGCCTACGGGGACTGGTTCCTCGGATACCGCCTCGGGGTCATGGACGGGTACGACGAGTCCGCCTTCCGCCTCATGGAACCCTTCTCCGAAGGGATCCGGGCCGCAGCGGCCGGCTTCCGGGAAGAGACCCTGCCTCCCGAGGCCACGGCCTGCACCGCGGCAGCGCTGGCCATGGCGGGAATCTCCATGTCCACCGCCGGTGAGACGACACCGCTTTCGGGCTTCGAGCACGTCATCAGCCACGGCCTGGATTTCCTGAAACTCACGGCGGGCCGGGAGTTGGTCTTCCACGGGGAGCAGGTCGCCCTGGGTTCCCTGGTGAGCGCCCGGACGATCGACCGGATTCTGGAAATGGAGAGCCTGCGGGGGGCCCGATGGCGCGGCGGAGACGCCGAAACGGCCCTCAAGGTCCTGGAAGAGAGGCTTCTCGAGGCTCCCCTGCCGGGAGGTGCAGAAGCCTTCCGGGAGAAGATGCAGGCCGCCCTGGCGGAATTCACCGGTGAATATCAAAAAAAATCGGCACGATGGGCCGTTGCGCAAGAGCGGGTCGGAATCTTCGAGCAGAATTGGGGGGACCTTCGCCGGGAGCTGGCGCGCCTGACCATGCGGGCGGCGGATCTCGAGCCCCTGCTGAGAAAATCCGGACTCCCCTGCCGGCCGGAGGAAACGGAACCGCAGACATCCGAACAGGAGCTCCGCTGGGCGGTTGCGTTTTCCCCCTTTGTGCGGTCCAGGATGAATCTGTCGGACCTGCTCTTTTGGATGGGCCGGGAAGACCTCGTCGTCTTGCCTTGA